A window of the Cryptosporidium parvum Iowa II chromosome 7, whole genome shotgun sequence genome harbors these coding sequences:
- a CDS encoding cytidylyltransferase (HIGH family) exon-1 (transcripts identified by EST): MSEIESGFLILDPQWWTDVNISDSARHTLFKLLYSCIFHTSHSLFIYYSVLPQSDEYSHEINKSFIKPSEADCNSQRSSFVNLTYKHVNSIVKAYEIALDIIETLNKMPTFDIRFIPVKNDCLSHIYKTMGLSDQTLFWSNSYKFCEKHGNLVQCANIINNIFSCICRKNMYYINFNSENTDINSIICKKYTAHLVSHGFQTFEVSESPSIPLWKDKLNTVLENVNDNFFDSPINRTLFAGTFDRLHPGHKVNITVATWYAKELVIIGITDKLFNANKSDKDIIQDFSFRSANVHSFIFSLSPDISVAILRISSIVGGADIFEFDALIATPESYNNAAKINDLRVACGSPVVKLVKVPFVYRPLINHSEGVKPTNGSSVKFCSTGLRYSLKQNLDNPLNLSILRKSITLLLNKMLPSELIFNDISAITNMIFSFIDDIIFEILYGWRALLGYEKGRAVFEKWFSQLILELEKEGKIADLNLVENNSFLSISKHLTLIIIYLISTLNLIKKKKVEISHGDLKKINLLFNKLLMDGDSKVKWGCEHSEFCIPYIFCHSDVEKNIFFSKASSIKYSAFEYQFGDLIGDEVLNLALNYKGSSNVDIYEDYYLKFEFVKRRLDEFFSSK, translated from the exons ATGTCAGAAATAGAGAGTGGgtttttaattttagatCCACAGTGGTGGACTGATGTCAATATATCTGATAGTGCAAGGCATACGCTATTTAAGCTACTTTATTCTTGTATATTTCATACTAGCCATTCACTTTTCATATACTATTCTGTACTTCCACAAAGTGATGAATATTCTCATGAAATcaataaatcatttataAAACCTTCTGAAGCGGATTGTAATTCCCAACGTTCATCGTTTGTAAATTTAACTTATAAACATGTAAACAGTATTGTTAAAGCATATGAAATAGCTCTTGATATAATTGaaacattaaataaaatgcCAACATTTGATATAAGATTTATCCCTGTTAAGAATGATTGTCTGAGCCACATATATAAAACTATGGGATTGAGTGATCAAACTTTATTCTGGTCTAACTCATATAAGTTTTGTGAGAAGCATGGCAACTTGGTGCAATGCgcaaatataattaataatatattttcttgtatttGCCGAAAAAATATGTATTATATAAACTTCAACTCTGAAAATACAGatataaattcaattatttgtaaAAAATACACTGCCCACCTAGTTTCACATGGGTTCCAAACTTTTGAAGTTTCGGAGAGTCCATCGATTCCGCTATGGAAAGATAAACTTAATACAGTTCTAGAAAATGTAAATGATAACTTCTTTGATAGCCCTATTAATCGTACACTATTTGCGGGAACATTTGACAGACTACACCCTGGGCataaagtaaatattaCAGTTGCAACTTGGTATGCTAAAGAATTAGTAATAATTGGTATTACTGATAAGTTGTTTAATGCTAATAAAAGTGATAAAGATATCATTCAA GATTTTTCCTTTAGAAGCGCAAATGTTCACTCAtttatcttttctttatctcCTGATATTTCTGTTGCCATATTAAGAATTTCAAGCATCGTTGGTGGCGCAGATATTTTCGAATTTGATGCATTGATTGCAACACCAGAATCTTATAATAACGCAGCGAAGATTAATGATCTTAGAGTGGCATGCGGTTCGCCGGTAGTTAAATTAGTTAAGGTTCCATTTGTTTACAGACCCCTAATAAACCATTCCGAAGGAGTAAAGCCAACTAATGGATCATCAGTAAAATTCTGCTCTACAGGGCTTAGATATTCATTAAAACAAAACTTGGATAACCCGTTAAATCTATCAATATTAAGGAAATCAATTACGTTGTTACTTAATAAAATGCTTCCTTCAGAGTTGatatttaatgatatttCTGCAATAACTAATATGATATTCTCATTTATTGATGacataatttttgaaattctgTATGGATGGAGAGCATTACTTGGATATGAAAAGGGCAGGGCAGTTTTTGAAAAGTGGTTTAGCCAATTAATACTTGAATTGGAAAAGGAAGGAAAAATTGCAGATTTAAATTTggttgaaaataatagtttCTTAAGTATCTCTAAACATttaacattaataattatttatctaATTTCtacattaaatttaattaaaaaaaagaaggtGGAAATTTCGCACGGTGACcttaaaaaaatcaactTATTGTTTAATAAGTTATTGATGGATGGAGATAGCAAAGTGAAGTGGGGATGCGAACATTCAGAATTTTGTATCCCGTACATATTTTGTCACTCTGATGTAGAgaaaaacattttttttagcaAAGCAAGCAGCATAAAATATTCCGCCTTTGAATACCAATTTGGTGATTTAATTGGTGATGAAGTTTTAAACTTAgcattaaattataaaggAAGTTCTAATGTTGATATTTATGAAGATTACTACTTAAAGTTCGAATTTGTTAAACGAAGATTAGatgaattcttttcaaGTAAATGA
- a CDS encoding hypothetical protein (similar to ribosomal protein L10/L1 family), with product MDRFKLSNPIKAQKHLEDAVNALKELVKIKKCPEDLLFNKNSQFITLIISLSNTPEFVKSKHVRIKIPNSLYKHPGNEVCLFVKDPQRKWKELISSSSIEPKVVSKVIGVSKLSKKYSTYKDRRELCSGYDLFLSDDRIIEKMPKLLGSYFIKANKMPIAIKIRESNFKNSLESALSSTFMSIKKGKCIGIRVARVDMNTKQVVQNLIEAIKQVSDFFEGNGSKNWRNSIESLYIQSTNTMSLPIWFKEK from the coding sequence aTGGATAGGTTTAAGTTGAGCAACCCTATAAAAGCTCAGAAGCATTTAGAAGATGCTGTAAATGCATTGAAAGAACTtgttaaaataaaaaaatgcCCAGaggatttattattcaataagAATTCGCaatttattactttgaTCATTTCTTTATCTAATACTCCAGAATTTGTTAAAAGTAAACATGTAAGAATAAAAATCCCAAATTCTTTGTATAAACATCCGGGAAATGAAGTTTGCTTATTTGTCAAAGACCCACAGAGAAAATGGAAGGAACTGATAAGCTCTTCTTCAATTGAACCAAAAGTCGTTTCAAAGGTTATTGGCGTTAGTAAGCTCTCTAAAAAATATAGTACATATAAGGACAGGCGAGAACTTTGCTCAGGATATGATCTATTTTTATCAGACGACCGTATAATCGAAAAGATGCCTAAGTTGTTAGGATCATACTTTATTAAAGCAAATAAGATGCCGATAGCAATAAAGATTAGGGAATCcaatttcaagaattcACTAGAGTCTGCGCTATCCTCAACTTTTATGAGTATTAAGAAAGGTAAATGCATTGGAATTCGCGTTGCAAGAGTCGACATGAATACTAAACAAGTCgttcaaaatttaattgaagCAATAAAACAGGTGTCAGATTTTTTTGAAGGCAACGGAAGTAAGAATTGGAGAAATAGTATAGAAAGCTTATATATACAGTCTACAAACACAATGTCCCTACCTATATGGTTCAAGGAGAAGTAA
- a CDS encoding helicase, giving the protein MCYSKRFGFPNEPYEIQSEFCSAAWKLYEIDGGIGIFESPTGTGKTLSILCSSLSWISQQIYGPVSFARESKPMPLWVANAIRKSRENSCEQYINEKINFLKSINKDILTSTKKNVKELISSENLDFFSSYYQIIISSRTHTQLMQFVEEFNKIKMANKDNTHISNIYSIVSLASRSHLCLNNEVKNYPNHLINEVCKMYSSEEKKENKCLYKENYMELAKKCLIEPMNIEELRKEGKNLIACPYYAAKEASKYSDIILAPYSIIFNKTTRESFGIFLDKKKTLCFIDEAHNLVNALESNNRVSLTLLSCQILSYSFEKLISLDNSVPGDNFVATFKQLARLVKCIHSSTSKIISSKKRKYGENEVKSNQIFLGPLEFLNFYQINTFNLNKIINFIVENELCSKIKNIIIKFGRDFPIKFRKFEEIISHSNSLFLLKDFIVALIRSDKEFDKVIIETSFNHSDGKQATITVVPINVQTSFNDVFANTKSTMLVGGTLEPLTEFSPLLLPLEPMNIVKFSASHHISNNNLMCLIIPKFIDNSVIDLRYEFRTDIKQLLNLCELLSVLSSEIPNGVCVFFTSHLFLDVFFKFLVSDKSSKDFYQTILKYKKIFKEKKQDSNSGKELLMSYRDHIVNNKEYGAILFAVLNGTLSEGVNFSDELCRCLIIVSLPFPQKTEMLFSKERYFNRGSCDYNRYENIYRKVLCMKTVNQCIGRAIRHRNDYSSILLVDHRYNSSEVKQMLPKWIAENIPNEQLIDWNFETNVILKLRNFYKNKP; this is encoded by the exons ATGTgttattcaaaaagattTGGATTCCCGAATGAACCATATGAAATACAATCCGAATTTTGTTCAGCTGCTTGGAAGCTATATGAAATAGATGGTGGAATTGGAATTTTTGAATCTCCAACGGGCACAGGTAAAACTTTAAGTATTTTATGCTCATCACTGAGTTGGATAAGCCAACAAATTTATGGCCCAGTATCTTTTGCCCGAGAAAGCAAGCCAATGCCTTTATGGGTCGCTAATGCAATCAGGAAAAGTAGAGAAAATTCATGCGAGCAATacattaatgaaaaaattaattttttaaaatctaTCAACAAAGATATTTTAACTTcgacaaaaaaaaatgtaaaagaattaatatctaGCGAAAActtagattttttttctagTTACTATCAGATAATCATCTCTAGTAGAACTCATACGCAATTAATGCAATTCGTTGAGGAGtttaacaaaataaaaatggcAAATAAAGATAACACTCACATTTCTAACATTTATTCAATTGTATCGCTTGCAAGCAGGTCACATCtttgtttaaataatgaagtAAAAAACTATCCAAACCATCTTATTAATGAAGTTTGTAAAATGTATTCCAGcgaagaaaaaaaagaaaataaatgcCTCTATAAAGAAAACTACATGGAACTTGCGAAAAAGTGTTTAATTGAGCCAATGAACATTGAAGAATTACGTAAAGAAGgtaaaaatttaatt GCATGTCCGTATTACGCAGCTAAAGAAGCAAGTAAGTATTCAGACATAATTCTTGCACCTTAcagtattattttcaacaaaaCTACTCGAGAATCATTTGGAATCTTTCTTGACAAGAAAAAAACCCTTTGCTTTATTGATGAAGCGCATAATTTAGTTAACGCATtagaatcaaataatagaGTCAGCCTTACTTTACTTTCTTGCCAAATACTGAGTTATTCATTTGAAAAACTAATTTCATTAGATAATTCTGTTCCTGGAGATAATTTCGTTGCAACTTTTAAACAGCTAGCTAGGCTAGTCAAGTGTATACATTCATCTACAAGTAAAATAATCAGTTCAAAAAAGCGCAAATATGGTGAAAACGAAGTGAAAAGTAATCAAATCTTTCTTGGACCACTAGaattcttaaatttttaCCAAATCAATACATTTAATTtgaacaaaattattaattttattgttgaaaatgaattgtgtagtaaaattaaaaatattattattaaatttggaaGAGATTTCCCAATTAAATTCAGAAAGTTTGAGGAAATAATTTCACATTCAAACTCTTTGTTTTTGTTAAAGGATTTTATTGTTGCTTTAATTCGTTCtgataaagaatttgacaaagttattattgaaaCAAGCTTTAACCATTCAGATGGCAAACAGGCTACTATTACAGTTGTTCCTATTAATGTGCAAACAAGTTTTAATGATGTATTTGCCAACACAAAATCTACTATGCTTGTTGGAGGAACATTGGAACCTTTGACAGAGTTTAgtccattattattaccgTTAGAGCCTATGAATATTGTAAAGTTCTCTGCGAGTCAccatatttcaaataataacttaATGTGTTTGATCATTCCAAAgtttattgataatagtGTAATTGATCTAAGATACGAATTTCGAACCGACATAAAACAGCTATTAAATCTTTGCGAGCTATTATCAGTACTTTCCTCAGAAATACCTAACGGGGTATGCGTTTTCTTCACATCCCACTTATTCCTCGATGTCTTTTTCAAGTTCCTTGTTTCGGATAAAAGTTCTAAGGACTTTTACcaaacaatattaaaatacaaaaaaattttcaaggaaaaaaaacagGATTCAAATAGTGGAAAGGAATTACTTATGTCATATAGAGACCATATTGTAAATAACAAGGAATACGGAGCAATACTTTTTGCTGTTTTAAATGGAACTCTTTCGGAGGGAGTAAATTTTTCAGATGAACTTTGTAGATGCCTTATAATAGTTTCGCTCCCATTTCCACAAAAGACTGAAATGCTTTTTAGTAAGGAGAGGTACTTTAACAGAGGTAGTTGCGATTATAATAGGTATGAAAACATTTATAGAAAAGTATTGTGTATGAAAACAGTCAACCAATGTATTGGTCGCGCAATAAGACATAGAAATGATTATTCATCTATTTTGTTGGTTGATCATCGATATAATTCTTCTGAAGTAAAGCAAATGCTACCAAAATGGATAGCTGAGAATATTCCTAATGaacaattaattgattGGAATTTTGAGACTAATGTGATTTTGAAGCTTagaaatttttataaaaataagcCTTAG
- a CDS encoding PP2C-like phosphatase, translated as MDYLNLKPYELFREITKDLLRGENVKFYLESKISQEILCDKNQFMEFVNQYYINKKRAQRINKRCDSFKIPLLIDLNGEVVKIGWSLDWDKNLINFNSESAFFLNNKYKFIYLYVVYDHFKDENIKMKLTAGRKLQTEKRDPQSINLNCGYYETKGTKSYMEDRTFLSLDVLNEESTQIKKPIVSFFGIYDGHNGEFTVDYLKSHLHKNFSLAFNQLKYDETIQNTINALVDSFYLTENQIKKHYFNSNSEQIMKEFEIMDHKQGLNINLESSFKGQSIKYISSGSTAIVCCITSSTICVANLGDSRAILCKCGRAYSLTKDHRIKSNLEERERVKNEGGTFDDEGYLSGNLAVSRAFGNWDMYSGMKLQGLSSTPEIYVHNITREDEFLLIACDGIFESFMDQEAISLIRRALVENNDPNLAAEKLVSAALQRQALDNLSAIVVVLTPPNYMAIGNHNFCIDSSAESKKKTNYAHTSNRKIYNFSKLKNLLLT; from the coding sequence AtggattatttaaatctaaaACCTTATGAATTGTTTAGAGAAATAACTAAAGATCTGCTAAGAGGCGAAAACGTTAAATTTTACCTAGAGTCGAAAATAAGTCAAGAAATATTGTGTGATAAAAACCAATTTATGGAATTTGTAAAccaatattatataaacaaaaaaagggctcaaagaattaataagaGATGTGACTCTTTTAAAATTCCATTACTTATAGATTTGAATGGAGAAGTTGTAAAAATAGGATGGTCATTAGATTGGGAtaagaatttaattaactTTAACTCCGAGTCagcattttttttaaataacaaATATAAGTTTATTTATCTATATGTAGTATACGATCATTTTAAggatgaaaatataaaaatgaaattaactGCTGGTAGAAAGCTTCAAACTGAAAAACGTGATCCGCAATCAATTAATCTTAATTGCGGATATTATGAGACTAAAGGGACAAAAAGCTATATGGAAGACAGAACATTTTTGTCATTAGATgttttaaatgaagaatcAACTCAAATTAAAAAGCCAATAGTTTCATTCTTTGGGATTTATGACGGTCATAATGGCGAATTTACTGTTGACTATTTAAAAAGTCACCTTCACAAAAACTTTTCTCTTGCTTTTAACCAACTTAAATATGATGAAACAATTCAAAATACTATAAATGCATTGGttgattcattttatttaactGAAAAccaaattaaaaaacattattttaattctaatagCGAGCAAATTatgaaagaatttgaaattatgGATCATAAGCAGGGACTAAATATAAACTTAGAGTCTTCTTTCAAAGGACAAAgcattaaatatatatcaaGTGGATCGACCGCAATTGTGTGTTGTATTACTTCGTCTACAATATGCGTTGCTAATCTTGGCGATAGCCGAGCAATTCTTTGTAAATGCGGACGCGCATATTCGCTAACCAAGGACCACAGaataaaaagtaatttagaagaaagagaaagagtAAAAAACGAAGGTGGAAcatttgatgatgaaggGTATCTTTCTGGAAATCTTGCGGTTTCAAGAGCATTTGGGAATTGGGATATGTACAGTGGAATGAAATTACAAGGTTTAAGTTCTACTCCTGAAATTTATGTTCATAATATCACCCGTGAAGATGAGTTTCTTTTAATTGCATGCGatggaatatttgaatcGTTTATGGATCAAGAAGCAATAAGTCTTATTAGAAGAGCATTAGTTGAAAACAATGATCCAAATTTAGCTGCTGAAAAACTTGTCTCCGCAGCACTTCAAAGGCAGGCTCTGGATAATTTGTCAGCAATTGTTGTTGTACTTACTCCTCCAAACTACATGGCAATTGGGAATCATAATTTTTGCATTGATTCGAGTGCAGAATCTAAGAAAAAGACAAACTATGCTCATACTTCAAATAGGAagatatataatttttccaAACTTAAGAATCTATTGCTAACgtaa
- a CDS encoding hypothetical protein (similar to gi:23509694) produces the protein SVNTLGKMDTRNEEYAEFKKLRQNVKQLQDELQKRISAEAELESEVKRLHEETIPLSAARALTHVALCKGRALEILSGMTSSNSVNTSNLRWAFRSLYKFAFGDIAYAKKIGEDRSAQYHYNETQLRLFRQEQLLLLAENERLSSQIKNLQLELAQNYKATKLEKIVNKPSKRRSQTQPRSGSNNEPIRENEADSVSNSELETESDSESETSSCIALNVELVTRHLWSLIHCMHSAFQRRKLLAFITWRLTTNRSSHQISDGAPNSSSFTNDQGIHETSGSMNINRFFELLQRRYRTMLLARGFWRIWSSCYSPLFKRKTNCGVVRGPGMSSFRPINHGGLMHNDSAYKTIGGLEDVAYVTIQGSGASISSSSTSFATQPHYLANLPSFSKITYAPRNTYFETKDLPPFPKPREGIKSQQHSLEQNKSIPPYFRPFDKPNNYIHERNCSSDLINNSLHPSSTGTSDINAARTELISLLEPRITNNPLGLINEGNISQFQSGPMDNISTKLKYLDILTEAIDE, from the coding sequence aGTGTGAATACTCTTGGTAAAATGGACACAAGGAATGAAGAGTATGCTGAATTTAAAAAGCTAAGACAAAATGTCAAGCAACTACAGGATGAGCTGCAAAAACGCATTTCTGCAGAGGCAGAGCTTGAAAGTGAAGTGAAAAGATTGCATGAAGAAACTATTCCATTATCTGCCGCAAGAGCACTAACTCATGTAGCACTTTGCAAGGGAAGGGCTCTCGAAATCTTATCTGGAATGACGAGTTCTAACTCCGTTAACACATCAAATTTAAGGTGGGCATTTAGGAGTCTATATAAATTTGCATTCGGAGATATTGCATACGCAAAAAAGATTGGTGAGGATAGGTCTGCGCAATACCACTATAATGAAACCCAACTTCGCCTATTTCGTCAGGAACAATTGCTTCTACTAGCAGAAAATGAAAGGTTATCTTCgcaaatcaaaaatttgcAACTTGAGCTAGCTCAAAACTATAAGGCAAcaaaattagaaaagatAGTAAACAAGCCGTCAAAGAGAAGAAGCCAAACACAACCCAGATCAGGATCCAACAATGAACCGATTAGAGAAAATGAAGCTGATAGCGTTTCGAACAGCGAACTAGAAACAGAATCAGATTCAGAGTCTGAAACAAGTAGTTGTATTGCGCTAAATGTCGAACTCGTAACAAGGCATCTATGGAGTTTAATTCACTGTATGCACTCAGCATTCCAGAGGCGAAAGCTGTTGGCATTCATTACATGGAGACTAACAACCAATAGATCGTCGCATCAAATATCTGATGGGGCTCCAAATTCGAGTTCATTTACAAATGACCAAGGTATACATGAGACTTCAGGATCAATGAATATAAACCGCTTTTTCGAACTTCTTCAAAGAAGATATCGTACAATGCTTCTTGCAAGAGGGTTTTGGAGGATTTGGAGCTCTTGTTATTCTCCTTTATTCAAACGAAAAACTAATTGCGGTGTAGTCCGTGGCCCCGGGATGTCATCATTTAGGCCAATAAATCATGGTGGCCTAATGCATAATGACTCAGCATATAAGACAATTGGTGGGCTTGAGGATGTTGCTTATGTTACAATTCAGGGTTCAGGAGCTTCGATTAGCAGTAGTTCAACTTCGTTTGCAACCCAACCTCATTATCTTGCAAACTTGCCTAgtttttctaaaataacGTATGCTCCTAGGAACACGTACTTTGAGACGAAAGATTTGCCACCATTTCCAAAGCCAAGGGAGGGAATTAAGTCTCAACAGCATTCTTTAGAACAAAATAAGAGCATCCCACCATATTTTAGACCGTTCGATAAACCAAATAACTATATCCACGAAAGAAACTGCTCTTCtgatttgattaataatagcCTGCATCCCAGTTCAACGGGAACTAGTGATATTAATGCTGCAAGAACAGAACTTATTTCCCTGCTTGAGCCAAGGATAACAAATAATCCATTGGGACTTATAAATGAGGGAAATATTAGCCAATTCCAATCTGGTCCAATGGATAACATTTCAACAAAACTGAAGTACTTGGATATTTTAACTGAGGCTATAgatgaataa
- a CDS encoding hypothetical protein (with possible plasmodium homolog): MGKRNNKNVVKLRLLSSANGVDGSSPRWAPVSNREFTHDEKQGIRKIIGNVYFHDELNDINFELKNLESKTSVQKNKINNDFNTDVFKDNYFPDDGYDYEQHLCTIKKDGNYMNSTLKHKTNLDPKSLLFNSTSILSNSEIEIHKGDFLSELVELVNCLEEPDDFEELNDDFILDMTGLKNKCELDKNIDMNDILWGGGKLNSSLKDDIQRLNSEFNQSELITQNFDSSSVFSEENYNNENDNDSLENLLNEYNDNIAVLDEDTNESSLIEFNKKLDVSEYEHILDRYINQVKIRNSAKSKPEKSYGEIGMPLDKAQVEKIISILESTEIYDNSSEATLSDISDFESIEKISESFSQASFEVINKPKKVDILSYYSSLNSKGQTNCPTPTRQNFFFENEEYSHNQHNNLRAPIVASLPLRKKDETPEDRRNRKQAVKQAKREMRDLKRKNKQDTKNIKKSVVRNLINSNNNDIKSGVRYFRF, encoded by the coding sequence ATGGGTAAAAGAAACAATAAAAACGTAGTAAAACTCAGACTTCTTTCATCAGCGAATGGAGTAGATGGGTCATCTCCAAGATGGGCTCCTGTTTCTAATCGAGAGTTTACTCATGATGAAAAACAAggaataagaaaaataattggaAATGTATATTTCCATGATGAACTTAACgatataaattttgaacTAAAAAATCTTGAGAGTAAAACATCTgtacaaaaaaataaaataaataacgACTTTAACACGGATGTTTTTAAAGATAACTACTTCCCGGATGATGGGTATGATTATGAACAACATCTTTGtacaattaaaaaagatggTAATTACATGAATTCAACTCTTAAACATAAAACAAATCTTGACCCAAAGTCGTTATTGTTTAACTCAACTTCAATACTCTCTAATTCAGAGATAGAAATTCATAAAGGCGATTTTTTATCTGAGTTAGTTGAACTTGTAAATTGCTTAGAAGAGCCGgatgattttgaagaaCTTAATGATGATTTTATATTGGACATGACTGGTCTAAAGAATAAGTGCGAACTTGATAAGAATATTGACATGAATGATATACTATGGGGAGGAGgaaaattaaattcaagCCTCAAAGATGATATCCAAAGATTAAATAGTGAATTTAATCAATCAGAATTGATAACTCAAAACTTCGATAGTTCGTCTGTTTTTTCCGAAGAAAATTACAATAATGAAAACGATAATGACTCActtgaaaatttattaaatgaataCAATGATAATATCGCTGTCTTGGATGAAGATACAAACGAATCTagtttaattgaatttaataaaaagttgGATGTTTCGGAATATGAACATATTTTGGATagatatattaatcaagttaaaattagaaattctGCTAAGAGCAAACCGGAGAAAAGTTACGGTGAGATTGGTATGCCACTTGATAAAGCCCAAgtagaaaaaattatctcTATATTAGAAAGTACTGAAATCTATGATAATTCATCTGAAGCTACACTTTCTGATATTTCAGACTTTGAGAgcattgaaaaaataagtgAGAGTTTTTCCCAAGCTAGTTTTGAAGTCATTAATAAGCCAAAAAAAGTAGATATATTAAGCTATTATTCAAGTTTAAACTCGAAAGGCCAAACAAATTGCCCAACGCCAACTCgacaaaattttttttttgagaaCGAAGAGTACAGCCATAATCAACACAACAATTTAAGAGCACCAATTGTTGCATCTCTGCccttaagaaaaaaagatgaaacTCCTGAGGATCGAAGGAACAGGAAACAAGCAGTGAAACAAGCTAAGAGAGAAATGCGtgatttaaaaagaaaaaataagcAGGATACCAAAAACATAAAGAAGTCAGTTGTTAGAAACCttataaattcaaataacaatgatattaaaagtGGTGTTAGGTATTTCAGGTTTTAg